In a genomic window of Variovorax paradoxus:
- a CDS encoding LysR family transcriptional regulator, whose amino-acid sequence MTFKQLEALYWVVQSGGFSQAAHKLHTSTSAVSKRVHELEAGFDLELFDRTQRTARLTEKGEQMFVLAKKLLEHRDAAIDQIGRPEVIERRVRIGVTEFTAMTWLHRLVDAIQRCYPKVTIEPDVDASGNLKDKLLADELDLVLVPDVYAEAHLRSHAVGAFSSVWMCKPGFVEADRSFRLHELASRRLLLQGSRSGAGTAHNSWMKSLGVQPTDVIIVNNLVAMMGLTMSGLGIGCMPEECLAPMVANGSLMVIPCTPAPPKMTYIAMYKGDQRSTLISSIVMLSQECCDFSRMFDISAPAAAEGAGSSPR is encoded by the coding sequence ATGACGTTCAAGCAGTTGGAGGCCCTGTACTGGGTCGTGCAGTCGGGCGGCTTCTCGCAGGCCGCACACAAGTTGCACACTTCGACCTCCGCCGTGTCCAAGCGCGTGCACGAACTCGAAGCCGGCTTCGACCTCGAGCTTTTCGATCGCACCCAGCGCACCGCGCGTCTCACGGAAAAGGGCGAGCAGATGTTCGTGCTGGCGAAGAAGCTGCTCGAACACCGCGACGCGGCCATCGACCAGATCGGCAGGCCCGAGGTCATCGAGCGCCGCGTGCGCATCGGCGTGACCGAGTTCACCGCCATGACATGGCTGCACCGGCTGGTGGACGCGATCCAGCGCTGCTACCCCAAGGTCACCATCGAGCCCGACGTGGACGCGAGCGGCAACCTGAAAGACAAGCTGCTGGCCGACGAGCTCGACCTGGTGCTGGTGCCCGACGTGTACGCGGAAGCGCACCTGCGCAGCCACGCGGTGGGGGCGTTCTCGAGCGTGTGGATGTGCAAGCCCGGCTTCGTCGAGGCGGACCGGAGCTTCAGGCTGCATGAGCTGGCATCGCGCCGTCTGTTGCTGCAGGGCAGCAGGTCGGGGGCCGGTACTGCGCACAACAGCTGGATGAAGTCGCTGGGCGTGCAGCCGACCGACGTGATCATCGTGAACAACCTGGTGGCGATGATGGGCCTGACCATGTCCGGCCTGGGCATCGGCTGCATGCCCGAGGAGTGCCTGGCACCCATGGTGGCCAATGGCTCGCTGATGGTCATTCCCTGCACGCCCGCGCCGCCCAAGATGACCTACATCGCGATGTACAAGGGCGACCAGCGCAGCACGCTGATCTCCTCGATCGTCATGCTCTCGCAGGAGTGTTGCGACTTCAGCCGCATGTTCGATATCTCCGCGCCGGCCGCTGCCGAAGGCGCGGGATCGTCGCCTCGTTGA
- a CDS encoding response regulator — protein MPPIPSPSPSPRDTPMPSVNSVSGQKIFRIRRDYNAWVANETLEDYALRYTPRSFRKWSEFRVANAAFGATSFLALEAIGGAIALSYGFSNALWAILVVGLITFLTGLPISYYAARHGVDMDLLTRGAGFGYLGSTLTSLIYASFTFIFFALEAAILALALQMYLDWPLWLLYLVSSLVIIPLVARGITLISGLQLWTQPIWIVLFVCPFVAVLLKKPELYADFTGLVGRVSNSSGFDPLMFGAAATVAFSLVVQIGEQVDYLRFLPEKTAANRARWWTAVLVAGPGWIVPGMLKMMGGAFLAFLALQHEIPANHAIEPTQMYLTGFAYVLRDPAWILGITVLFVVVSQMKINLTNAYAGSLAWSNFFARLTHSHPGRVVWLVFNVVIAILLMALGVFAALEHVLGFYSNIAIAWVGALVADLVINKPLGWSPKTIEFKRAHLYDINPVGLVATLVAAALAMLAYSGAIGQWARSFSPFIALATALAVSPLLAWRTRGCYYLARRDIAHWTPGQIVKCSVCDNGFESEDMAHCPAYSSPICSLCCTLESRCHDRCKTDSRAAEQMSGWLQSLLPPALSARLNFRVAHYLMVAASLVALLATVMGVVYAQEAITGASAVDPRLRDAFLKVFTLLSLVAAVAAWWVVLGSESRQMAQEESNRHNHLLTVEIEAHQRTDAALQAAKEAAEAANQAKTRYVAGMTHELRTPLNSILGYSQILLKGDAALPPREAVQTIHRSGEHMLGLIDGLLDLARIEAGRLQLEPAPLALPAFLDQVVHMVRPQAENKGLAFVYTHAGRLPPWVHADAKWLRQILINLLTNAVRFTDSGTVTLHVDARREVLRFDVIDTGIGVAPQDHQRIFLPFERGAAGRRRGEPGTGLGLTITGLLTSLMGGELKLADTSSAGSTFSVRVYLRAVADPGPQAKAGALRQPVSGYLGERRTLLVVDDQPVQRQMLAGMLAPLGFEVREAASGTECLDSLREELPSAILLDLSMDDLDGWQTASLVRASGFDALPIIIVSANMFENQAERLRAAGCQAFVGKPVIESELIATLERHLGLEWLDAADALRPLADEELAPVRPPRLLLGEDERAELMRLVQMGHVRGLHQALDRLAARSPGASATCTWLRGMVARFELDSLRKALAEDADTLASPS, from the coding sequence ATGCCGCCGATCCCCTCGCCGTCGCCGTCTCCACGAGACACCCCGATGCCTTCCGTCAATTCCGTGAGCGGGCAGAAGATCTTCCGCATCCGACGCGACTACAACGCCTGGGTCGCGAACGAGACGCTGGAGGACTACGCGCTGCGCTACACGCCGCGCAGCTTCCGCAAGTGGTCGGAGTTCCGGGTCGCGAACGCGGCCTTCGGCGCCACCTCCTTCCTCGCGCTCGAGGCCATCGGCGGCGCCATCGCGCTGAGCTACGGCTTCTCGAACGCGCTGTGGGCGATTCTGGTGGTGGGGCTGATCACCTTCCTCACCGGTCTGCCGATCTCCTACTACGCCGCGCGCCACGGCGTCGACATGGACCTGCTCACGCGCGGCGCCGGCTTCGGCTACCTGGGCTCCACCCTCACCTCGCTGATCTACGCGAGCTTCACCTTCATCTTCTTCGCGCTCGAGGCCGCCATCCTCGCGCTCGCGCTGCAGATGTACCTCGACTGGCCGCTGTGGCTGCTCTATCTGGTGTCGTCGCTGGTCATCATTCCGCTGGTGGCGCGCGGCATCACGCTGATCTCGGGGCTGCAGCTGTGGACGCAGCCGATCTGGATCGTGCTGTTCGTCTGCCCCTTCGTCGCGGTGCTGTTGAAGAAGCCCGAGCTCTATGCCGACTTCACCGGGCTCGTGGGCCGGGTCTCCAACAGCAGCGGCTTCGATCCGCTGATGTTCGGCGCCGCCGCCACGGTGGCCTTCTCGCTGGTGGTGCAGATCGGCGAGCAGGTCGACTACCTGCGCTTCCTGCCCGAGAAGACGGCCGCCAACCGCGCGCGCTGGTGGACCGCGGTGCTGGTGGCCGGGCCGGGCTGGATCGTGCCGGGCATGCTCAAGATGATGGGCGGCGCCTTCCTGGCCTTCCTCGCGCTGCAGCACGAGATCCCGGCCAACCACGCGATCGAGCCGACGCAGATGTACCTCACGGGCTTCGCCTACGTGCTGCGCGACCCGGCCTGGATCCTCGGCATCACGGTGCTGTTCGTGGTGGTCTCGCAGATGAAGATCAACCTCACGAACGCCTACGCCGGCTCGCTGGCCTGGTCGAACTTCTTCGCGCGGCTCACGCACAGCCATCCGGGCCGCGTGGTGTGGCTGGTGTTCAACGTGGTGATCGCGATCCTGCTGATGGCGCTGGGCGTGTTCGCCGCGCTCGAGCACGTGCTGGGCTTCTACAGCAACATCGCGATCGCCTGGGTCGGCGCGCTGGTGGCCGACCTGGTCATCAACAAGCCGCTGGGCTGGAGCCCGAAGACCATCGAGTTCAAGCGCGCCCACCTCTACGACATCAATCCCGTGGGCCTGGTCGCCACGCTGGTGGCGGCGGCGCTCGCGATGCTGGCCTACTCGGGCGCCATCGGCCAGTGGGCGCGCTCCTTCTCGCCCTTCATCGCGCTGGCCACCGCGCTCGCGGTCTCGCCGCTTTTGGCCTGGCGCACGCGCGGGTGCTACTACCTCGCGCGACGCGACATCGCGCACTGGACGCCGGGGCAGATCGTGAAGTGCTCGGTCTGCGACAACGGCTTCGAATCGGAGGACATGGCCCACTGCCCGGCCTACAGCTCGCCGATCTGCTCGCTGTGCTGCACGCTCGAGTCGCGCTGCCACGACCGCTGCAAGACCGACTCGCGCGCGGCCGAGCAGATGAGCGGCTGGCTGCAGTCGCTGCTGCCGCCGGCGCTGTCGGCGCGGCTCAACTTCCGCGTCGCCCACTACCTGATGGTGGCGGCCTCGCTGGTGGCGCTGCTGGCCACGGTGATGGGCGTGGTCTATGCGCAGGAGGCGATCACCGGCGCCAGCGCCGTCGACCCGCGGCTGCGCGATGCCTTCCTCAAGGTCTTCACCCTGCTGTCGCTGGTGGCGGCGGTGGCGGCCTGGTGGGTGGTGCTGGGCAGCGAGAGCCGGCAGATGGCGCAGGAGGAATCGAACCGCCACAACCACCTGCTCACGGTCGAGATCGAGGCCCACCAGCGCACCGATGCCGCGCTGCAGGCCGCCAAGGAAGCGGCCGAGGCGGCCAACCAGGCCAAGACGCGCTACGTGGCCGGCATGACGCACGAGCTGCGCACGCCGCTCAACAGCATCCTGGGCTACTCGCAGATCCTGCTCAAGGGCGACGCCGCGCTGCCGCCGCGCGAGGCTGTGCAGACCATCCACCGCAGCGGCGAGCACATGCTGGGACTGATCGACGGCCTGCTCGACCTGGCGCGCATCGAGGCCGGCCGGCTGCAGCTCGAGCCGGCACCGCTGGCGCTGCCGGCCTTCCTCGACCAGGTGGTGCACATGGTGCGGCCGCAGGCCGAGAACAAGGGCCTGGCCTTCGTCTACACCCATGCCGGGCGGCTGCCGCCCTGGGTGCATGCCGACGCCAAGTGGCTGCGCCAGATCCTCATCAACCTGCTGACCAACGCCGTGCGCTTCACCGACAGCGGCACCGTCACGCTGCACGTGGACGCGCGCCGCGAGGTGCTGCGCTTCGACGTGATCGACACCGGCATCGGCGTGGCGCCGCAGGACCACCAGCGCATCTTCCTGCCCTTCGAGCGCGGGGCCGCGGGGCGCCGGCGCGGCGAGCCCGGCACCGGGCTGGGCCTCACGATCACCGGGCTGCTGACCTCGCTGATGGGCGGCGAGCTCAAGCTGGCCGACACCTCGTCGGCCGGCAGCACCTTCAGCGTGCGCGTCTACCTGCGCGCGGTGGCCGACCCCGGCCCGCAGGCCAAGGCCGGCGCGCTGCGCCAGCCGGTGTCGGGCTACCTCGGCGAGCGCCGCACGCTGCTGGTGGTGGACGACCAGCCGGTGCAGCGCCAGATGCTGGCCGGCATGCTCGCGCCGCTGGGCTTCGAGGTGCGCGAAGCCGCGAGCGGCACCGAGTGCCTCGACAGCCTGCGCGAGGAGCTGCCCTCGGCGATCCTGCTCGACCTCAGCATGGACGACCTCGACGGCTGGCAGACCGCGAGCCTGGTGCGGGCCTCGGGCTTCGATGCGCTGCCGATCATCATCGTCTCGGCCAACATGTTCGAGAACCAGGCCGAGCGGCTGCGCGCCGCGGGCTGCCAGGCCTTCGTGGGCAAGCCGGTGATCGAGTCGGAACTGATCGCCACGCTCGAGCGCCACCTCGGCCTCGAATGGCTCGATGCCGCCGACGCGCTGCGCCCGCTGGCCGACGAGGAGCTCGCGCCCGTTCGTCCACCCCGGCTGCTGCTCGGCGAGGACGAGCGCGCCGAGCTGATGCGGCTGGTGCAGATGGGCCACGTGCGCGGCCTGCACCAGGCGCTCGACCGGCTGGCCGCCCGCTCGCCGGGCGCGTCCGCCACCTGCACCTGGCTGCGCGGCATGGTCGCGCGCTTCGAACTCGACTCCCTCCGCAAGGCCCTCGCCGAAGATGCTGACACCCTCGCCTCCCCTTCCTGA
- the urtD gene encoding urea ABC transporter ATP-binding protein UrtD, producing MSNTDFALAVEDLSVSFDGFKAIDDLTLYIDRNELRVIIGPNGAGKTTLLDLICGKTRASSGSIKFKNTELTKMAEHKRVRLGIGRKFQTPSIYENLSVFQNLEVSFPKGRSVFGALAFQCDDEVKARVQAVATEIGLADRLDTEAGLLSHGQKQWLEIGMLLMQEPELLMLDEPIAGMSARERELTAELLKRICQNRAVIVIEHDMAFVKQIAHKVTVMHQGKILAEGPMEKVQADPKVIDVYLGH from the coding sequence ATGAGCAACACCGACTTCGCGCTCGCCGTGGAAGACCTCAGCGTGTCCTTCGACGGCTTCAAGGCCATCGACGACCTCACGCTCTACATCGACCGCAACGAGCTGCGCGTGATCATCGGCCCGAACGGGGCCGGCAAGACGACGCTGCTCGACCTGATCTGCGGCAAGACGCGCGCGAGCAGCGGCAGCATCAAGTTCAAGAACACCGAGCTGACGAAGATGGCCGAGCACAAGCGCGTGCGGCTGGGCATCGGGCGCAAGTTCCAGACCCCCTCGATCTACGAGAACCTCAGCGTGTTCCAGAACCTCGAGGTGTCGTTTCCCAAGGGCCGCTCGGTGTTCGGCGCGCTGGCCTTCCAGTGCGACGACGAAGTGAAGGCACGCGTGCAGGCCGTGGCGACGGAGATCGGTCTGGCCGACCGGCTCGACACCGAAGCGGGCCTGTTGAGCCATGGTCAGAAGCAGTGGCTCGAGATCGGGATGCTGCTGATGCAGGAGCCCGAGTTGCTGATGCTCGACGAACCCATCGCGGGCATGAGCGCGCGCGAACGCGAGCTCACGGCCGAACTGCTCAAGCGCATCTGCCAGAACCGCGCGGTGATCGTGATCGAGCACGACATGGCTTTCGTCAAGCAGATCGCTCACAAGGTGACGGTGATGCATCAGGGAAAGATCCTGGCGGAAGGGCCGATGGAGAAGGTGCAGGCGGATCCGAAGGTCATCGACGTTTATCTGGGGCATTGA
- a CDS encoding response regulator transcription factor translates to MLTPSPPLPEAERPVVLVVDDAPSSLGMLCDTLEASGYTVLVAADGESALQRLALVVPDAILLDGMMPGLSGFETCRRIKADAALAHIPVIFMTGLSETADVVEGFECGGVDYVVKPIRAQEVLARLHTHARNARITRMARDAVDVAGMGVVFVDARGRIAWRSPQAGLWLHALGEARAPGLLPRALEAALAPGATLGVVTAAGIRLSVRNLGAAALGETMLLFAVQREGAGGASSARLAEAALTPRETEVLSWLAKGKTNRDIGEILGTSPRTVNKHLEHIFEKLGVETRAAAAALASGRFD, encoded by the coding sequence ATGCTGACACCCTCGCCTCCCCTTCCTGAAGCCGAACGCCCCGTGGTGCTGGTGGTCGACGACGCCCCCAGCAGCCTCGGCATGCTGTGCGACACGCTCGAGGCCAGCGGCTACACCGTGCTGGTGGCGGCCGACGGCGAATCGGCGCTGCAGCGGCTCGCGCTGGTGGTGCCCGACGCCATCCTGCTCGACGGCATGATGCCCGGCCTCTCGGGCTTCGAGACCTGCCGCCGCATCAAGGCCGACGCGGCGCTCGCGCACATCCCGGTGATCTTCATGACCGGCCTCTCGGAAACCGCCGACGTGGTCGAGGGCTTCGAATGCGGCGGCGTCGACTACGTGGTGAAGCCGATCCGCGCGCAGGAGGTGCTGGCGCGCCTGCACACCCATGCGCGCAACGCCCGCATCACGCGCATGGCGCGCGACGCGGTCGACGTGGCCGGCATGGGCGTGGTCTTCGTCGATGCGCGCGGGCGCATCGCCTGGCGCTCGCCGCAGGCCGGCCTGTGGCTGCATGCGCTGGGCGAGGCGCGTGCGCCGGGCCTGCTGCCGCGCGCGCTCGAGGCCGCGCTGGCGCCCGGCGCCACCCTGGGCGTGGTCACCGCGGCCGGCATCCGGCTGTCGGTGCGCAACCTCGGCGCGGCCGCCCTGGGCGAGACCATGCTGCTGTTCGCGGTGCAGCGCGAGGGCGCGGGCGGCGCCTCGTCGGCGCGGCTGGCCGAGGCCGCGCTCACGCCGCGCGAGACCGAGGTGCTGTCGTGGCTCGCCAAGGGCAAGACCAACCGCGACATCGGCGAGATCCTCGGCACCAGCCCGCGCACCGTGAACAAGCACCTCGAGCACATCTTCGAGAAGCTCGGCGTGGAGACCCGCGCGGCCGCGGCGGCACTGGCCAGCGGTCGATTCGACTGA
- the urtC gene encoding urea ABC transporter permease subunit UrtC, which translates to MNFLKASIQRYQLGSLLLLVLLLAVVLPLSLDIFRLNLVGKYLTYAFVAVGLVMVWGYGGVLSLGQGVFFGLGGYAMAMFLKLEASDPVSTKIQSTPGIPDFMDWNQITALPAFWLPFKSLPLTLILVVAVPMALAWLISFAMFKRRVGGVYFAIITQAVALILTVLIIGQQGYTGGVNGMTDLKTMLGWDTRTDSAKYILYYVCVALLVAAIVLCRWVQTSKLGTLLLAMRDKEDRVRFSGYDVSNFKVFTFCLAAGLSGIGGAMFALQVGFMSPSFVGIVPSIEMVIFCAVGGRMSLVGAVYGALLVNAGKTLFSESFPDLWLFLMAGLFIGVTMAFPMGLAGLWEEKIRPWWKSRRQALREAAVKPPAVAATPVVPTPEPTLPEGVGSQRA; encoded by the coding sequence ATGAATTTCCTCAAGGCCTCGATCCAGCGCTACCAGCTCGGCAGCCTGCTGCTGCTGGTGCTGCTGCTCGCGGTGGTGCTGCCGCTGTCGCTCGACATCTTCCGACTCAACCTGGTGGGCAAGTACCTCACCTATGCCTTCGTCGCCGTAGGGCTGGTGATGGTGTGGGGCTACGGCGGGGTGCTGAGCCTCGGGCAGGGCGTGTTCTTCGGGCTCGGCGGCTACGCGATGGCGATGTTCCTCAAGCTCGAGGCCTCCGACCCGGTGTCGACAAAGATCCAGTCGACGCCCGGCATTCCCGACTTCATGGACTGGAACCAGATCACGGCGCTGCCGGCGTTCTGGCTGCCGTTCAAGAGCCTGCCGCTGACCTTGATCCTGGTGGTGGCGGTGCCGATGGCGCTGGCCTGGCTGATCAGCTTCGCGATGTTCAAGCGCCGCGTGGGCGGGGTCTACTTCGCGATCATCACGCAGGCGGTGGCGCTGATCCTCACGGTGCTGATCATCGGCCAGCAGGGCTACACCGGCGGGGTGAACGGCATGACCGACCTGAAGACGATGCTGGGCTGGGACACGCGCACCGACAGCGCGAAGTACATCCTCTACTACGTCTGCGTGGCGCTGCTGGTGGCGGCGATCGTGCTGTGCCGCTGGGTCCAGACCAGCAAGCTCGGCACCTTGCTGCTGGCGATGCGCGACAAGGAAGACCGGGTGCGTTTCTCGGGCTACGACGTGTCGAACTTCAAGGTCTTCACCTTCTGCCTGGCGGCCGGGCTCTCGGGCATCGGCGGCGCGATGTTCGCGCTGCAGGTGGGCTTCATGTCGCCGAGCTTCGTGGGCATCGTTCCCTCGATCGAGATGGTGATCTTCTGCGCGGTGGGCGGCCGCATGAGCCTGGTGGGCGCGGTCTACGGCGCGCTGCTGGTGAACGCGGGCAAGACGCTGTTCTCGGAGAGCTTCCCGGACCTGTGGCTGTTCCTGATGGCGGGGCTGTTCATCGGCGTGACGATGGCCTTCCCGATGGGCCTGGCGGGCCTGTGGGAGGAAAAGATCCGCCCCTGGTGGAAGTCGCGTCGCCAGGCGCTGCGCGAGGCCGCGGTCAAGCCGCCGGCGGTGGCCGCGACTCCCGTCGTGCCAACACCCGAACCCACGCTGCCCGAAGGCGTGGGCAGCCAGCGCGCCTGA
- the tadA gene encoding Flp pilus assembly complex ATPase component TadA, whose product MSFTEVTLPEQLVRALGAQSRMPITRIGEALVALGMITGDQLAAGLRQQRREPQVPLGETLVRMGAVSHGQLQTALVRKMGYPLVNLHVFPATAEALRKVGHAVARRLQVMPLMLHEGRLVIAIDDPTSRYSVIDEVQFVAQMKVIPVVGQCLDLDSVLGAAYEKIGDAADGGGGAAHLDPMRPIEFDLTGTTELLQTLEKEGPAPAPVESPIEQSDNSLVRMINSMIQEAHRDGASDIHIESYPGQEKTRIRFRRDGLLYTYLELPPSYRNAIVARVKIMCDLDISEKRNPQDGKINFAKYSPQHKIELRVATIPTNNGLEDVVMRILASAKPLPMQSLGLSPDNLRRLTYAVERPYGMVLCVGPTGSGKTTTLHSALMHINTPERKIWTAEDPVEITQNGLRQVQINPRIGWTFAKALRAFVRADPDVIMVGEIRDEETAKTAIEASLTGHLVLSTLHTNSAPETVTRLLDMGMDPFNFADSLLAVLAQRLVRRICGHCVRSAPASEEAIEELLADYLHAFPPEEIPVRRRATLAGWLQRFGRDGRLHLHSGAGCEHCAKTGFRGRVGVHELMTVSKELRRLVQSGARAEELLQAALKEGMRTLRQDGIEKVLAGQTTIEEVRATSNA is encoded by the coding sequence ATGTCATTCACCGAAGTCACCTTGCCCGAGCAGCTCGTGCGCGCGCTCGGCGCGCAGAGCCGGATGCCGATCACGCGGATCGGCGAGGCGCTGGTCGCGCTGGGCATGATCACCGGCGACCAGCTCGCCGCCGGGCTGCGCCAGCAGCGCCGCGAGCCGCAGGTGCCGCTGGGGGAGACGCTGGTGCGCATGGGCGCGGTCAGCCATGGCCAGCTGCAGACCGCGCTGGTGCGCAAGATGGGCTATCCGCTGGTCAACCTGCACGTGTTTCCGGCGACGGCCGAGGCGTTGCGCAAGGTGGGCCATGCGGTGGCGCGGCGGCTGCAGGTCATGCCGCTGATGCTGCACGAAGGGCGGCTGGTGATCGCGATCGACGATCCCACGAGCCGCTATTCGGTGATCGACGAGGTGCAGTTCGTCGCGCAGATGAAGGTGATCCCGGTCGTGGGCCAGTGCCTGGACCTCGACAGCGTGCTGGGCGCGGCCTACGAGAAGATCGGCGACGCGGCCGACGGCGGCGGCGGCGCGGCCCACCTCGATCCGATGCGCCCGATCGAGTTCGACCTGACCGGCACCACCGAGCTGCTGCAGACGCTCGAGAAGGAAGGGCCCGCGCCGGCGCCGGTGGAGTCGCCGATCGAGCAGTCGGACAACTCGCTGGTGCGCATGATCAACAGCATGATCCAGGAGGCGCACCGCGACGGCGCCTCGGACATCCACATCGAGAGCTACCCGGGCCAGGAGAAGACGCGCATCCGCTTCCGCCGCGACGGGCTGCTCTACACCTACCTCGAGCTGCCGCCGAGCTACCGCAACGCGATCGTGGCGCGCGTGAAGATCATGTGCGACCTCGACATCAGCGAGAAGCGCAACCCGCAGGACGGCAAGATCAACTTCGCCAAGTACTCGCCGCAGCACAAGATCGAGCTGCGCGTGGCGACCATCCCGACCAACAACGGCCTGGAAGACGTGGTGATGCGGATCCTGGCCTCGGCCAAGCCGCTGCCGATGCAGTCGCTGGGCCTGTCGCCCGACAACCTGCGGCGCCTGACGTACGCGGTGGAACGGCCCTACGGCATGGTGCTGTGCGTGGGCCCCACGGGCTCGGGCAAGACCACCACGCTGCATTCGGCGCTCATGCACATCAACACGCCCGAGCGCAAGATCTGGACCGCCGAGGACCCGGTGGAGATCACGCAGAACGGGCTGCGCCAGGTGCAGATCAATCCGCGCATCGGCTGGACCTTCGCCAAGGCGCTGCGCGCCTTCGTGCGCGCCGATCCCGACGTGATCATGGTCGGCGAGATCCGCGACGAGGAGACCGCGAAGACCGCGATCGAGGCTTCGCTGACCGGCCACCTGGTGCTGTCGACCCTGCACACCAACAGCGCGCCCGAGACCGTGACGCGCCTGCTTGACATGGGCATGGACCCGTTCAACTTCGCCGACTCGCTGCTCGCGGTGCTGGCGCAGCGGCTGGTGCGCCGCATCTGCGGCCACTGCGTGCGCAGCGCGCCCGCGAGCGAGGAAGCGATCGAGGAACTGCTGGCCGACTACCTGCACGCTTTCCCGCCCGAGGAAATCCCCGTTCGGCGGCGGGCCACGCTGGCCGGCTGGCTGCAGCGCTTCGGCCGCGACGGGCGGCTGCACCTGCACAGCGGCGCGGGCTGCGAGCACTGCGCGAAGACGGGCTTCCGCGGCCGCGTCGGCGTGCACGAGCTGATGACGGTGTCGAAGGAACTGCGCCGGCTGGTGCAGAGCGGGGCGCGCGCCGAGGAGCTGCTGCAGGCGGCGCTGAAGGAAGGCATGCGCACGCTGAGGCAGGACGGCATCGAGAAGGTGCTGGCCGGCCAGACCACGATCGAGGAAGTGCGCGCGACCAGCAACGCCTAG
- the urtB gene encoding urea ABC transporter permease subunit UrtB, protein MTLSDMWNIGLMQGFAGLSLFAVLLLMGLGLAIIFGQMGVINMAHGEFMTIGAYSVFLAAQVTEHLAPAFMPYYFPISIALAFVFAFIVGWLVEWALIRHLYKRPLDTLLATWGVSLGLQQIFRTFIGPKEVSPTLPEWLMGSWTPHEGLDIPINGMFVLVLTALVTGGVLIALHRSRWGLRVRATVANRVMANATGIDTKKTDRLTFAIGCGIAGVAGAAFTTIGSTGPTSGSLYIVDAFLVVTFGGAASLLGTVVSAFGIAQTQSVSEFFMTGSMAKVLTLSLIVLILMMRPQGLFAVKVRR, encoded by the coding sequence ATGACGCTGTCGGACATGTGGAACATCGGCCTGATGCAGGGCTTCGCGGGGCTGAGCCTCTTCGCGGTGCTGCTGCTCATGGGCCTGGGGCTCGCGATCATCTTCGGCCAGATGGGTGTCATCAACATGGCGCACGGCGAGTTCATGACCATCGGGGCCTACTCGGTCTTCCTCGCGGCGCAGGTGACCGAGCACCTCGCACCGGCCTTCATGCCGTACTACTTCCCGATCTCGATCGCGCTGGCCTTCGTGTTCGCGTTTATCGTCGGCTGGCTGGTCGAATGGGCGCTGATCCGCCATCTCTACAAGCGGCCGCTCGACACGCTGCTCGCGACCTGGGGCGTGAGCCTGGGGCTGCAGCAGATCTTCCGCACTTTCATCGGTCCGAAGGAGGTGAGCCCGACCCTGCCCGAGTGGCTGATGGGCTCGTGGACGCCGCACGAGGGCCTCGACATCCCGATCAACGGCATGTTCGTGCTGGTGCTCACGGCGCTGGTCACAGGCGGCGTGCTGATCGCGCTGCACCGGAGCCGCTGGGGCCTGCGGGTGCGCGCCACGGTGGCCAACCGCGTGATGGCCAACGCCACCGGCATCGATACGAAGAAGACCGACCGCCTGACCTTCGCGATCGGCTGCGGCATCGCCGGCGTGGCGGGCGCGGCCTTCACCACCATCGGCTCGACCGGGCCGACCTCGGGCTCGCTCTACATCGTCGACGCCTTCCTGGTCGTCACCTTCGGCGGCGCGGCCAGCCTGCTGGGCACGGTGGTCTCGGCCTTCGGCATCGCGCAGACGCAGTCGGTCTCGGAGTTCTTCATGACCGGATCGATGGCCAAGGTGCTGACGCTGTCGCTGATCGTGCTCATTCTGATGATGCGCCCGCAGGGCCTGTTCGCCGTCAAGGTGCGTCGCTGA